TGTGTCCGATGTCCTCGCCGCGGATCTCCGCGCCGTGGTGGCCTCCGCCGCGCCCGCGGCGGCCGGCAACCAGGGCGCGCTGGACGGCCTCGCTCGGGTGCTCCGCTCGCCCGCGGCCCGCTCGGCCCACCCCGCCGCCGTCTGCGCGGCGTTCGCGTTGACGGGCGGTGACGAGCAGGCTTTCCGCCGCTTCGCCGCGGGGCTCGAGGGCGCCGACTTGACGGCCACCACCGCCGAGCTGCTGCGCTCTCCCGTCGATTGCCTCTGACGCTCGCTCGCCGCGACATCGCATCTCCCCCCGCCGGCCTCGCTGCAGGGCGAGGCCGGCCCTCTGCGCGGCGACCGAACGCTGCTATGCTCCGCTGCCCATGTCGGAGCTCGTCCAACTTCTTCGCCAGAACGCCCCGATAGCTCGCATCGCCGAGCACCTCGACGGCCTTACGCACGAGGAGCGCCGCAGCGCCCTGTCGACCACGACGCGCGCGGAGCAGCGGGCGCTCTATGCCGCCGCGAGCCAAGCCCCCCCGCTCACGCTCGACTTCTTCGTCCCGGACGGCACACCGCGCCGCGTGGCGGTTCATCATGAAGGCAGGAACAGCCTTCCTCTCCCGTCCACATTCCGCTCCTTCGAGAAGCGTTTTGCCTTGCCCGAGGACGGCAGCGCTCGGCTCTTCGGTTACAACGAGGGACTCACGCGTCCCTGGATTGGCCCGGGCTTCTTCGTCGCGGTCCCGACGGCCGGCAACCCTGCGTGGCAGGAGCGTGGCGCCATCGTGATCGACTACTTCCAGGTCCCTGACGGCCCCGTACCTGACGGTTGGCCCCGGGTCGTCCCCAACAGCAAAGGACTCCAGTTCTTCGTCTACAACGGAACCCGTGATTTCATGCGTCGGGTCTCGAAGGACGTGTCCATCGGCGCCGCGTTCAAGGGCGAGCGTTCGCTCGACCATTACTTCACGCTCTGCCGCTCGCCGTCTGCCTAGCCGATCCCTGTCAGATCGTATTCCCCCGTCCCCCATCGACACGGCGATAGGCCCCGCCCCCTCATGGGCGTTAACCACGCTCGTTCGGTCACGCTCACGGCTCGAAGCCGGCCCCCCCCTCCACCGGTCACCAACGTTTACGTTGTCGTGAGCGTGAACGTGAACGTGAACGTGAACGTTTACGTGGTCGTGGTCGTGGTCGTGGTCGTGGTCGTGGTCGTGGTCGTGGTCGTCAACGATAGGTCGTGAACGACCACGACCACGACCACGTAAACGACCACGACCACGTAAACGACCACGACCACGACCACGTAAACGACCACGACCACGACCACGACCACGTAAACGACGACGTAAACGTTCGGATGTAGGAGAACGCGGCGCGAAGCTTCGTGAACGCCTATGCCCCCCTAGTTTGGCGGGGTCCCCCCAGCCAGCCGCGACAGCATCCCCTTTCGCAGGAGCCCCACCTTGTTCCTCATCGCGGTCACCTGTTGCCGCATCCCGTCCGCCTGCTCAGCCAAGTCGACGATCCCCGCGGCCGTCGCCACCTGAGCCAGCGCGCGCGCCTCGTCGGCGAGGCGCCCCATTCGCCCTTCCACCTCGTCCATCGCTGCCACCACCTCGTGGATCTGCTCCGGCGTCGTCGCCTCCCGCTGGCGCGCCGCGGTCTCCTGCACCAGCTGGTTGATGCTCCGCCCTTCCTCCCCGAGCGCCGCGAAGCGCTGGAACAGCTCCCCAAGCTGCTCCGCCCGCCGCTTGATCTCCTCGCCGCGCGCCGCGAGCGCCGTGGCGGTCGCCTCGTGGCGATCCCGCGCCGCTGCGATCGCCGCGATGAGCGACCCGAGCGCCATGCTCACGCGCTGCTGCGCCTCGGCGGCCTCGGTCGTCGACTTCGCCGCGCGCTCGATTCCCTTGCGTGTATCGAGGGAAAGCCGCCGCGCCGACTCCGCGAGCTCCTCGAAGCGGACGAGCTCACGCTCGAGCGCGCACGCCGCTTCTGCGAGCTCGCCCCCGCCCTTGCCGTGATCGTCCTTCCCACCCCCGCGGCCGTTCTTCTCGCGCTTGTTCACATCGCACTCTCCCTGCGCTGCCTGTCCCACCTCCCGGGAGGCCCCGCCGTTTCGCCCGCAGGCGATGTCCGGACCGGTATACTGTATCAAAACGGCGGCTCGTACGTCGAACGCACCTCGGAGGAACGGATGCGAAGCGCGTGGCTCGTCCTCGTCGGAGTTCATGCCCTGCTGGCCTGCGGGGCGGCGCCGCAGAGAGAGCCCGCCGCCGATGCCGACCCCACGCACGTCGGGGTCACCGCCCCCCGCGCCGTCCCGGAGGGCTCGACCCGTGAAGCGCGCGCCGCCCTGCGCTCGCCCGAGGAGAAGGAGCGCGCCGCCCTGCGCCCGTCCAGGAGCACGCGCGCCCGCGACGCCGCGCCCGAGGCCCCCAAGCCGCGCGCCCCGATCCCGCTGTCCAACAAGGCGAGCACGCCTGCCCGCTCCGCCGGGAACGCCCCTCCGCCCGCCCGCTCGCCCGTGAAAGAGCGCGCCCCGATCCCGCTCCCCGGGAAAGGCAGCGCCGCGCGCTCGATCGAGACCGATTGCAAGGCGCTCGGCCCGGAGGTCCAGAAAGCCTCGAGGATGATCGAGGTGCTCCGGCAATCCGACCTGAACACGCCGCCCGACGTGCTCGGGAGGATCGCGGATCGGCTCGACCTCTGGGCCCGCGCGGCCGCGGTCCACACCTCCGATCCTGAGCTCGACCAGGGCGCCAAGGACATCCGGGAGAGCTACGCCCGGACCGGCGCCGCGACCCGCAAGCTCCAGGCGTCGCTCGACACACACGACCGCAAGAAGGCGGGTGTCGCCCGCGCCGGCCTGGAGAGGGAGCTCGACCAGGATGCCAAGGTCGTGAGGGGCATCGCCGCCCGTTGCAAGAGCAACCCCTATGAGCCGAGCAAGGGCAAAGCCCACATCCCGCCTCACATCGTGCGGAGCGTCGTCCAGGAGCGCTTCGGCGAGATGCGCGCTTGCTTTGAAAAGGGCCTTCGCCAGAACCCCAAGCTCCAAGGGCGCCTGCCCGTGCACCTCGTCGTCGACGGAGAAGGGAAGGTCACCTACGCGGGTGACGCCGACCGCCCGCCTGAGGACGCGCCGCTCCTCATCGCGCTGCCCTCGCCCGGCGCGACGCCGCCGTCGTCTCCCGCTCCCCCGCTCCGTGATGCCAAGGTCGTCGGCTGCGTGCTCGACGTCTTCCGCGGCCTCCGATTCCCCTCCGCCGCAGACCGCAAGAGCGTTGCGACGGTGGTCTATCCCGTCGTCTTCGGTGTGGACGACAACCGCTCTCCAGCGACCTCCTCCAGGTGACGCACAGCGCAATCGCGGCAGCGGGGCGCTGGCCCCTTGCCGTCCGAGCGAGGCCGACGCCAAGCACGCTCAGCCTCACTTGCACCACTTGCAAAGTTATTTCCTTCTCAGGGGCCTGGGGGTAAGCATTCCGCCGATGAAGCTCTCGCTCACCGAGCTCCAGGACATCCGCCGCACGCTCGCGGCGCGCATCGTCTTCGGCCTCTCCACGCCCGGCACCGAGATCGCCGCGCTCCCTGCCTACCTCGCGCCGCCGCCGGGAGGGATGATGGGCCGCGCCGTGGTGGTCGACGCTGGGGGCACGAACCTGCGCGCCGCCATCGTGGAGCTCTTGCCGGGCGGCGAGTCGCGCATCGTCGCCGGGCCCGTGCCTGCGAAGTTCCCGGGCGGGCCGGAGATCGCGGGCGACGCCTTCTTCGATGTGCAGGCGGAGCTGGTCGAGCGCCTGGGCGCCGTGCATGGCCTGCCGGTGGGGTACTGCTTCTCGTATCCGTCGGAGACGCTGCCGTCGCTCGACGCGCGGCTGCTCCGCTGGACCAAGGGCGTCCAGATCGCTGGGGTCGAGGGCACCAGCGTGGGCGAGCGGCTCGGCCGGGCGCTCGGCGCGCGGAGGCTCCGGCCCGGTCCGGTCCGGGTGCTGAACGACACGGTGGCGAGCCTGCTCGGGGGTGCCTTCGCGCACGGCGGGTCGCAGCCCGCGGCGTTCATCGGGCTCATCGTGGGGACGGGGACCAACATGGCCACGTTCCTCCCGGCCGGCCGGATCCCGAAGCTCAAGACGGGTCACTTCGTCGCGCCGATGGCGGTCAACCTCGAGAACGGAAACTTCAACCCTCCGCACCTCCAGCCGTTCGACGCGGAGCTCGACGCGACCTCGGAGAACCCCGGAGCACAGCGGTTCGAGAAGGCGGTGTCCGGGGCCTACCTGCCCCGACTCTTCGGGCGGCTGTTCCCCGAACATGCCCCGCTGACGAGCGCCGCGGATCTCGTGCGGCTCCGCGATGAGGGCGCCGAGGAGACGCGGCAGGTGGCCGGCGACCTGCTCCAGCGCTCGGCCGATCTCGTGGCGGCGGGGCTCGCGGCCGTCACCGACGTGCTCGACAGCCCTCCTGGGGTCGGCATCCTCGCGGAGGGCAGCCTCTTCTGGGGCGATCCTCGCTATGCGCCGCGGGTGCAAGAGACGCTGCGCGCCCTCGTCGGCTCGCGGGTCGAGCCCCGGATCGCCCGTCTCGAGCACGTCAACCTCATCGGGTCGGCCTGCGCCGCGCTGTTCGCCTGATCGGCCGCGCGCCGCTGCCCCTCGCCGCTCGCTGCGCGGCGCGGGAGGCGTCGGACCTCTCGGCGCGCAGGCTGCTCGGCCAGGCGGGAGCACAGGGATGCCCGGAAATCTTCGCCCGATCCGGCCTTCGCGGGACCGGTCCAGCACGGCAACGCCCGCGCCCGCCTGGCTGCGCGACGTCCCCGTGGGCGGTTCGGGGCGGCAGGATCACACATTTCTGGCCGAATCCGTTTTTTGCGACCACCATGACGCAGCGTTGACCCCCTGGGAGGAGTTCGGCCGGTGATGTGTGAAACAACAGCGCGCTTCGCCTCGACCGGACCGGTCGGGCGGGTGGGGCGCTTCCGGTCGTCGCGGGCGGGCCCCGGTAGCCGGAATAGCTATTGTCTTTAGAGAGATGCTCCCGTCGAACCGCAGACTCGCGTTCCGCAGGCAGCCGCACCTGCTCGATGACACCGGGAGCGTCGGCGTGTGGATCACGCAGCCGGCGGGCATGGTCGTGCAGCTCCTGCGGGAGACGGTGGCGACCGGTGAGGCGGCGCGGTTCATCTCGGTCGACGCGTACCAGAAGCTCGTGGGCGTCATGCGCCCGGGGGAGCGGGCGTTCTTCATCTACGACATGGCGCTCATGGTGCGGTACGAGAGCGAGGCGCGCGTGATCCTGACCCAGTGGGGGCTCAACGTGCGCGACAAGATCGAGCACATCGTCGTCCGCCCGCCCCCGGAGATGAACAAGCTCGGGCGCATGGGGATCCAGACGATCGGGGCGGCGATGAGCCTGGCGGGGGTGCAGCTCGACATCGTCGACGACCTGGAGCCGTTCCTGCGCGAGCAGAACCTGCGGCCGCGGATCAGCCTCACCTGAGGTCGGGTCGTAGCTCGGGGAGGCGAGGCCCTCGGCGCGCTCGCCTCGGCGTCGCCCCTCGGGGCCGCGCCGACGCGGAGTTGCGAGGTCGCTCCCTCGTCGGGTCGGATCTCGTCTTGACCGGGGCCACCGAGTCGACCGGGCCATCGAGACACGACTGTACCGTCTCGATGGCGGCACGACAGGCGCTCTCGCCGCCGTGGCCGTCAGTCGCCGCGAGGCACCCTTCTACGTGGTCAACTGGGTTGTTCGGATCGCCTCCCGGGGGCTTTTGCGATGTCGTCCGCGGCCTCATCTCGGGCGGCTCGCTCCGCTCTGCAGTCCTCGCAGTAGCGCTCAGCGTCCCAGTTGACGTCCTCGAGGCCCAGCCTCCGCACCCACGCGAGCTCCCACCTCTCCCTCGCGCTCAGACGGCTCACGTTCCCCGAGCGGGGCATATCGCTGGTGTTGTTCCGTCGGTGGTTGGACATGGGCGGGCGCTCCTCCCGAGCTGCGGCCGCCCATTCTGCCGTCAACGACGCTGCTCGCCAAGGGTCCTCTCGCCTGGATCACCCACGAAAACGATAACTTACGTTGGCCGTCTGAAACTGTCACCGCATCAGATGATTTCTTTTCACTGCTTGCGGCGCTCGCCTGTCGCTGGAATCCGGAGACCAGAAGGAACAGCAACAGAACGATCGATGCCCACCCCCGGTCCGTGCTCGGCGCTTCGCGCCTGCGCGCGGCCCGCCCCTCCCAGGTCCCGCGCTCCGCGCGTGACGGGAGGGGTGCGTCGGTCGACCGCCGCGCGGTCGTCATGGTCACCCGCCTCCGAGGCGCGCCAGCACGCACGTCACGTTGTCCGGACCCCCGTACTCGTTGGCGATGTCCACGAGCAGGCTCGCCGCGAGGCTCAGGTCCCGGTGCCTCGCCAGCACACCCGCGATTCGCGCTTCCGGCCCCCCGGCACCGCGCAGCACGAAAGCGGCGGCGCCGGGAGGCGTGCGCGCCCGCGCGGCGGGCGGCAAAGATCCTGCGGGAGAGCCGGGGAAAACGGGACGCCGACGGGTGTGGTGGGGGAGATCACGGCCTGCGCTGGCGGTCAGTTGCCGCCGCCCTGTGGGCGCCCCGCTGCTTCCGCCCGCGAGGTCCAGCTGCGCTCATTGCCCGGGCAGTGGCTCGCCGGTCTCATGGTACACGTTGCCGCGCACCTCGGCCTCGTCCTCGCAGTCGGTCCAGGGCCCATAGGCGCCGACCGTGGGGTAGAACAACGTGCTGAAGTGGTTGTCGACAACTCGGCAGTTGGTGCCCTGCCCGTTCTGCTGGCAGTAAAGGGTGTAGGCCCCACCGGCCATCAGGTTCTTTTCGATGATGACGTTCGAGAGAACGCCCGCCGAGACGTCTGGACTAATGATCGCCGAGGTGCCGTCGTTCGCATAGATCGTGTTGTGCCGCAGCGTCACGTCGTGCCCGACATGCGTGATTTGCGCGCCGTCGGTGTGGGCCTCGGCGCTTTGGTAGAGGTCGTGGACGAAGCTGTCTTCGATCAACACGTCCCCGTCGAGGTCGAACCCGTTCTCGCAGCCGTGAATGTCGACCCGACGAACGGTGAAATTCGTATCCGCCACGGCCGTGCCGCTGGTGCCCTGACAGTCGATCTCGGAATCCTCGATCAAGAGCCCCGTCCCCGTGTACGCGCCGCCGAAGCTGCTGACGACAACGAAGCTCGGGCAGCTCACCCTCGAGTTCCGGATGACGACCCCCGGGGCGTTGACGCTGACGCAACCACGAATGTCTTTGCCGTCGATCACGGTGTTTGCATCCGTGATGTTCAAGTCGCCCTCCATGACGGTCAGCGACGTGCCAGCGGGGACGCCGGTGCAGTCCGCATCGGGATAGGCGGGGAGCGGACAGGCGGTGTGTCCGCCGCCTCCGCCCGCCGCACCGCCTCCCGGGTCGCCGCCCCCCGCTGCCCCCACGGCGCCCGTGCCGGACTCGCCGGCGCCTGAACCGCTGACAGCCTCGGTCCCGGCGCCGCTTGCGCCGGAACCGCCCGGTCCGGCGCCGCCGGTAGCGCCGTCGCCTTGCGAGGAACACCCGGCCGCCAAGACAACCACGAGGGCTGCTTGCAGGATTTGATAGCGCATGAAAGATCGTTTCGCCTGAATCCATCTTCGACGGCCAGCGAATCCTCGGACGGCGGGCGAGCAGACCTGCCGCCGCGAAGCCGTGGGCTCCGGCTGCCTCGTGCTGCACGCGGACGTGTGAGTGATCTCAGCGCGCGGGCCGGAGCCCCTCGCCCCTCCTTGGAATCGCCGAGCCCGAAAGTGCGCGCGCGATACCCGCCCGAAGCGTCGACAGCGTCGTCATCGCTTGGAGATCCACGCCGAGCTCCACCATCGTCCGCGCCACATCGGGTCGTATGCCGGTGAACAGCGGCTCGGTGCCGAGCAGACGCAGCGCGTTCGCCACCGACACGAGCGCGGCCACGACGTTCGTGTCCACGTACCGCATCCCGGTGATGTCCAGGATCAGCACCCGCGCGCCGGTCTGCTGCGCCCCCGCGAGCGCCACCTCCATGATCTGCGCCGCCCGCTCCGCCTCCACCGTGCCGATGATCGGCATCACCAGCACGTCCTCGCTGATCGGCATCAGCGGCGCCATGAGCTCCAGGAGTCGGGCCTTCTGCGCCTCCACCACCTGCTCCCGGAGCGCGGCGCGCTCCGTCTCGGCGCGCAGCCGGTCTTCGAGCTCGCGCGCGAGCTCGGCATTCGAGCGCTCGAGCTCGCGTGTCCGCTGCTCGACTTCCCGCTCGAGCCGGGCGTTCGCCAGGTGGGCTTCCTCGTTTGCCGCTTGGATTCCTTCAAGAAGCAGCGCGTTCTCGATGGCGATCGATGCCTGCGACGAGAGGAGCCCGAGGAGCTCCACCCGCACTGCAGTGAACACCCCCGCGGTCGCGTTGTTCTCGAGATAC
The DNA window shown above is from Sorangium aterium and carries:
- a CDS encoding hexokinase family protein, yielding MKLSLTELQDIRRTLAARIVFGLSTPGTEIAALPAYLAPPPGGMMGRAVVVDAGGTNLRAAIVELLPGGESRIVAGPVPAKFPGGPEIAGDAFFDVQAELVERLGAVHGLPVGYCFSYPSETLPSLDARLLRWTKGVQIAGVEGTSVGERLGRALGARRLRPGPVRVLNDTVASLLGGAFAHGGSQPAAFIGLIVGTGTNMATFLPAGRIPKLKTGHFVAPMAVNLENGNFNPPHLQPFDAELDATSENPGAQRFEKAVSGAYLPRLFGRLFPEHAPLTSAADLVRLRDEGAEETRQVAGDLLQRSADLVAAGLAAVTDVLDSPPGVGILAEGSLFWGDPRYAPRVQETLRALVGSRVEPRIARLEHVNLIGSACAALFA
- a CDS encoding right-handed parallel beta-helix repeat-containing protein, whose product is MRYQILQAALVVVLAAGCSSQGDGATGGAGPGGSGASGAGTEAVSGSGAGESGTGAVGAAGGGDPGGGAAGGGGGHTACPLPAYPDADCTGVPAGTSLTVMEGDLNITDANTVIDGKDIRGCVSVNAPGVVIRNSRVSCPSFVVVSSFGGAYTGTGLLIEDSEIDCQGTSGTAVADTNFTVRRVDIHGCENGFDLDGDVLIEDSFVHDLYQSAEAHTDGAQITHVGHDVTLRHNTIYANDGTSAIISPDVSAGVLSNVIIEKNLMAGGAYTLYCQQNGQGTNCRVVDNHFSTLFYPTVGAYGPWTDCEDEAEVRGNVYHETGEPLPGQ